The Rhodanobacter sp. LX-99 genomic interval GCCGCCGCTGACCCGGCGGACCACCTCGATGCCGTGGCGCCGGGCCGCCTCGCCGTCCACTTCGTTGCGCAGCGACTGGAAGCGGCCGATCACCACCGCCGGCGATGCCCACTCCCAGATGCGCAGGGTCGGCGCGCGGCGGCCGGCGCCGACCTCGTGGGTCAGCACGTCGTCCAGTGCCATGTGCAGGGTGGGCGATTGCGGCGCGGCGTGGATCAGCTGCCAGTCGTGGTCGCGCCAGTCGGTGCGCATCATGCGGCGGATTCCCTGTGCAAGGCGCGGCGCACGGCTACCGCGATGGCTTCCGGCGAAAGACCATACATCATCACGTCGGCGGCGAGCGCGTCGCGCACGACGGCGGCGAGCGCGGCTTCGTCGGCGTGTTCCGATTGGCCCTCCAGCGCGCGGTTGATCGTGTCCAGCGCGCTGTCCGGCTCCAGGAAGAAATCGCCACTCAGCCGCACGTCGGCAAGACGGCCATCGCGCACGGCCAGGTCGATCACCACCAGCTTGCCGCCGGGCATCTTGTATTCGCCGTGCATGCACGCGTCCCGAATGTCCTCGAATCTGCGTAAGTGTGCCTCGTGGCGCCCGCCATGCCAAAGGCGGCGACATCACGCCGCCGCTTTTGGCGGGGCTCAGCGCATCTCCGGCGTCAATAATGCCCTGGCGATCGATTCCCACGGCACATGTTTGCAGTTCTGGCTTTGCGTGGGCAGCATGTCAGGGGGGGCGATGCTTATGGCGCAGCGATCCGGTCCGCATGGCGATCACGATCGTGCCGTGATGGCCATGCATCGCTCACGGCTCCTTCTTGAATTTCTAGGTCGTGGAAAATCAGTGGGGCGGATGACTTGCGTCAGCGCTTCACGAACCGATAGGCGAAGCGATCGGTCTCGCCCTTGATCGACGGGGCCGCTCCAGTATCCATCGCCTGGAAACACGTCGATCACGGTAGAGCCCGCATCGACACGTGCGAACCTCAACAACTCGGATTGTTTGGAGTGCCGGTACATGGTGGCCTCCGAAGTGGCACGACTTCTGAAAAGCTCGTGGTGGATGCCGGCCAGGCCTGGCGCGTCAGATTTGCGCCAGGCCACCGTCGACGGCGACCTCGCTGGCGGTCATGAAGCTGCTGTCCGCCGACGCGAGAAACGCGGCGACCGCCCCGATCTCCGACGGATCGGCCATGCGCCGGAGTGGATTCATCGAGGCGAAGGCCTTCATGCCCTCCTCGCCCACCGCGGCCTTCGCCAGTTCGGTCGCCGTCGGACCGGGCGACAGTACGTTGACGCGGATGCCGGTGCCTTTCAGGTCCTCCGCCCAGGTCTTCGCGAGGTTGCGCACGGCTGCCTTGCTCGCGCTGTAGGCGCCGAACGCCGGGGCACCCGTGGTACCGGCGCTCGATCCGGTCAGGATGATCGAACCGCCCGTGCCCATCAGCGGCAGTGCTTTCTGCACCGTGAAAATCGTGCCTTTCACGTTGGTGTCGAACGTTTCGTCGATGTGTTCGGCGGTGATCTCGCCGAGCGCAAGCAGGCTTCCCGTCCCGGCATTGGCGAAGACGATGTCGAGGGTGCCGCGCTCGGCCTTCACTGCCGCGTAGAGGCGGTCGAGATCGGCCTCGTCGGACACCGAGCCCTGCACCGCGCGGGCGTTGGGCCCGAGATCAGCCACGGCGGCGTCGAGCGCTTCCTGCCGGCGGCCGAAGATGAAGACGAACGCGCCTTCCTCGATGAAACGCTCCGCCGCGGCGCGGCCGATGCCGGTGGCGCCACCGGTGATCACGGCGGTCTTTCCATTCAGTCTGGTCATGTCTTTGATCCTTGGTCGGGATGGCACAAATAGGTGATTACGATGCGGCGCCGGCGGTCGCCGGTCGCTCGGGTTCGTTCTTGAACAGGTCCTGGAAGATCAGCGGCGCCCAGCTCTTGTCGAACACCTGTACCAGCGCGCCGCCTTCTGCGAGCTTCCCGAGATTGACGGGTGCGAAACCCAGTTGCTCGGACAGGTCCGCCACCTGCGCTGCGGCGGCCTGGTCGTCACTCGACAGGAACACGACGCGGCGGCTGCCGTTGACGTTCGGATCGGCGGCCAGCGTCCTCGCGGGCAGATGGTTGAAGCCCTTCACGAAGCGGGCGCCGGGGAATGCCTTGGCGACGTCGGCGGTCGACAGGCCCTCGAAACCGTTCATTGCGTCCACCACCGTCTTGCCCTGCCAGCTCGGCAGCATCTTGGCGACCTCGCGATGCCCCTCGAAGAGAACGGCCAGGAAAATCACGTCAGCCTTGAGCGCTTCCTGCAGCGTCCGGGGAACGACCGTGGATCCGATCGCCTGCGCCTGCGGCAGCAGGGTTTCGGGCGCCCGCCGGCTGGCGACGGAGACTTCGATGTCGTTGCGGGCGAAAGCGCGGGCGAGGGCCTGGCCGATGGCGCCGAAACCGATGATGGCGTAGCTCATGGAGATGATCCTTTTCAGTACGGGGATGGAGTGGGCTGGCCTGTTCGGGCCGGTTGCCCCATCAATCTGGGTCGCTTGACGTATCAACACAATTGACGAAACATCGCTTAATACGATCTATTTTCTGGATGATTCGTGCTCGACAACGTCACCATCAACCAGCTGCGCGCGTTCGTTGCGGTGTGCGATCAGGGGAGCTTCTCGGGCGCGGCGCGGAAACTCGCACGCGCGCAGTCGGCCATCAGCCACGCGATCAAGGCGCTGGAAAGCGCGTTCGACGTCGAGCTGTTCGAGCGCAACACGCGCAGGGCGCAGCTCACCGCGGCGGGGCGCAGCCTGCTGCCGGATGCGCGTGCGGTCATCTCACGCACCGAGGAAATGAAGAACCGCGCCGGTGCGATCTCCAAGGTGGGGGTGCCGCAGGTGTCGGTGGCGGTGGATGCCTACTTTCCACGCACCCACCTGATCGACTGCTTGCGGACGCTGCAGCAGGAGTTCCCGACCGCCGCGATCAACCTGCGCATCACCACCATGCAGGGCGGCGAGCAGCTGGTGCTCGAAAAGCTGTGCGCCCTGGCCGTCACGATCCAGAACGTGCCGGAGGTGAACCCGGACGCCATCGAACGCCATTGGTTGCGCGAGGAGGAAATGGTGACGGTATGCGCGCCTTCCCATGCGCTCGCCTCGGCACCCAAACCCGTCCCCGTGGACGAGTTCGGTCGACACACCCAGATCGTCGTCACCGACAACCAGCCCGGCGCGGAAAAGACCCAGCAGGGCGTTGCCGGCAAGCGCCAGTGGCTGGTCAACGACCTCGGCGCCAAACGCGACCTGCTCAAGGCCGGCCTCGGCTGGGGACACTTGCCGAGGCACCTCGTCAGCGACGATCTGGCCAGCGGAGGGCTCGTCGAACTCGAGCGTCGCGCATGGCACATGGGGACGCTCGCGTTCATGGTCTCGCAGCGCCGGGGACACGACCTTTCAGCATGCGAGTCGCGGCTGGTCGCGCTGCTTGGGGGACCTTAGCTTCATGCGGTCGCAGAGGCGCGCATGCGTTGCCGCTCATGGCCGCCCGCCGCCTGAAGCAGACAGTCAACGCTGGAGTTGAGCAGGCGACTCGGCGGTTCTGTCAGACACCATTGCGATCAACGACGCGCAAGCACGACCTGGCCGTGGCCCGCACGACTTCTCCGGGATTTTCGGCGCGGTACTGGAAAACGCCGTGCGTTATGCGCGCCGCCAGGTTCGCGTCTGCGCCATGGCCGGCCCCGAGTCCGAGTGGACGCGGTTCCTGCTTCAGTGGCCGCGGCGGCCGTTGAAATGGCCGGTGCCGCCACCAATCGAAATGCTGACGCCGCCGCTGGGATGGTCGCAGCTGCCGAAGGCCTTGCTGAGGTTGACCGTGCCGGTCTGGTAGTTGCCGCTGAAATGGTTGCCGCCGACCACGCCCATGCCGACGCTGCCGTGCATCTGCGGCTGGTTGTAGCTGTAGTCGTCGCAGTCGGGGCGTTCGCTGCTGGCGACCTCGGTGTTGCCCATGCGCCCGCTGGTGTCGCCGTAGTAGGTGCCGGGCGCGTCGCGCGCGGGTGTCGCAGCGGTGGAGCTCGCGGCCGGCAAGTTGCCGGGTGGCAGTTTCAGGTTCAGCGGTTTTGCCGGTGTCTGCGCCCACGCCGTGGTGGCCAGCAGGCCGGCGGCGAGGACGAGGAAGTGCCGTTGGATGTTCATGCGCGCTCCGGGTTGGTACACGCTCAACGCGCGATGCCGCGTCGGCGTGTACATCCCTTTTGGAAAGAACGCGGCGCGGGAAGTTCCTTGGTCCCGCGGACGGTCACGCGCTGGTCTCGATCCGCTCGACCCGGCGCAGGCCGCGCGGCAGCAGGCCGCCGCGGGTGGCACGGTTGCCGCCGTATTCGACCAGGTCGGCCCAGCGCAGGGTCAGCTTGCGCTGGCCGGCGTACAGGGTGACCTCGCCCTTGCCTTCGCTGACCACGGCCACGCCGGCCACGCGCTCACCTTCCGCAAGATGCTTCTTCGGGATCTCGATCAGCTTGTTGCCCTTGCCCTTGTCCAGCTCCGGTAGCTCGGCCACCGAGAACATCAGCAGGTGGCCTTCGGTGCTGACCACCACGATGCGGTCGCGTGCCGGGTCGGCGCTGACCTGCGGCGCCAGCACCTTGGCCTTGTCGCTGAGGCTGATGATCTGCTTGCCGGCCTTGTTGCGGCCGGTGAGCGATTCGAAGCGGGTGACGAAGCCGTAGCCGAAGTCGGTGGCGAGGATCAACCGGGTGTCGTTGTCGCCGGCGATCACCGCGTCGAAGCTGGCGCCCGCGGTCGGGCTGAAGCGGCCGGTCAGCGGCTCGCCGTTGCCGCGCGCCGAGGGCAGGGTGTGCGCCAGCGTGGAGTAGGCGCGGCCGGTGGAGTCGATGAACGCGACCTGCTGCGTCGTGCGGGCCTTCACCGCGGCGAGCAGGCCGTCGCCCTCGCGGTAGTTCAGCGCCTCGGCGTCGATGTCGTGGCCCTTGGCGGCGCGCGCCCAGCCCTTCTGCGAGAGCACCACGGTGACCGGCTCGCTGGCCACCAGCGCGCTCTCGTCCAGCGCATGCGCCACCTCGCGTTCGACCAGCGGCGAGCGGCGGGCGTCGCCGAATTTCTCGGCATCGGCGCGCAGTTCGTCCTTGATCAGGCCCTTCAGCTTGGCCGGCGATTTCAGCAGCACGTTGATGCGCGCGCGCTCCTCTTCGAGCTGGTCGCGTTCGGCATTGATCTTCATCTCCTCCAGCCGTGCCAGCTGGCGCAACCGGGTTTCGAGGATGTAGTCGGTCTGCTCCTCGCTGAGCCTGAAGCGCGCCATCAGCACGGGCTTGGGCTCGTCCTCGCTGCGCACGATGCGGATGACTTCGTCGAGGTTGAGATAGGCGGTGTGCAGGCCTTCGAGCAGGTGCAGGCGGCGGTCGACCTTGGCCAGGCGATGCTCCAGGCGCCGGGTGACCGTGCTGGTGCGGAAGCTCAGCCACTCCGTGAGGATGCGCTTGAGATCCTTCACCTGCGGCCGGCCGTCCAGGCCGATCATGTTGAGGTTGACGCGGAAGCTCTTCTCCATGTCCGTGGTGGCGAACAGGTGCTGCATGGTCTCGTCGGCGTCGACGCGGTTCGAGCGCGGCACGATGACTAGGCGGATCGGGTTCTCGTGGTCGGATTCGTCGCGCAGGTCCTCGATCATCGGCAGCTTCTTCGCGCGCATCTGCGCGGCGATCTGTTCGAGGATCTTCGACGGGCTGACCTGGTGCGGCAGCGCGGTGATCACGATGTTGCCTTCCTCGCGCCGGTACACCGCGCGGGCACGCACCGAACCGCCGCCGGTCCGGTAGATCGCCAGCAAGTCGGCACGCGGGGTGATGATCTCCGCCTCGGTCGGGTAGTCCGGTCCCAGCACGTGCTCGCACAGCTGGGCGACCGTGGCATCGGGTTCATCCAGCAGACGGATGCACGCGGTGGCCAGCTCGCGCAGGTTGTGCGGCGGGATGTCGGTGGCCATGCCCACGGCGATGCCCATCGAGCCGTTCAGCAGCACGTGCGGCACGCGAGCCGGCAGCCAGCTCGGCTCCTCCAGCGTGCCGTCGAAGTTCGGCACCCAGTCCACCGTGCCCTGGGCCAACTCGCCGAGCAGCGCCTCGGCGATCGGGCTGAGCTTGGATTCGGTGTAGCGCATCGCCGCGAAGCTCTTCGGGTCGTCCGGCGAGCCGAAGTTGCCCTGGCCGTCGACCAGCGGGTAGCGGTACGAGAACGGCTGCGCCATCAGCACCATCGCCTCGTAGCACGACGAGTCGCCGTGCGGATGGAACTTGCCGATCACGTCGCCGATGGTGCGCGCGGATTTCTTCGGCTTCGCGGTGGCGGCCAGGCCCAGCTCGCTCATCGCGTAGATGATGCGCCGCTGCACCGGCTTCAGTCCGTCGCCCACGAACGGCAGCGCGCGGTCCAGCACCACGTACATCGAATAGTCGAGATAGGCCCGCTCGGCGTATTCCTTCAGCGGGATCTGTTCGTAATTGGCTTGCAGGTTCATGCGGTTGCATCAGGGAAGTGGCGCGCGGCGCGCGGGATAACCGGTCGATGGTGCCAGAAAGCGGCGGGCTCTTGTAGGCGCGGTTTCGGCCGCGATCTGCTAAGGCACGCCGGCCGGCAGCGGCGGCGCGCGCAGCGGTACCGGGGTGGACTGCACGATCGAGGTGGTGGTCTGGCCGTGGCGCAGGAAGCGGTCGAGGATCAGGTCCAGGTGTTCCAGCGCGTCAAGGTGCACCTTGATGATGAAGCAGTCCTCGCCGGTGACGCGGTGGCACTCGACCACCTGCGGGATCTTCTGCGCGAGCTCGGCGATCTTCGGCAGTTGCCCGGGCACCGGGCGCACGCGCACGTAGGCAGTGACCGGCCAGCCCAGCGCCCTGGGGTCGAGGTCGAGCCGGTAGCCGCGGATCACTCCGGTTTCCTCCAGCCGGTTCAGGCGTTCCTTCACTGCCGGTGCCGACATGCCGACGCGGCTGGCGAGCCGGGTGACGGGCTGGCGTGGATCTTCCTGCAGTGCCTGCAGCAGGGCGATATTGCGGGGATCGGACAGCAAATTGGAAATCTGAGGCATGAGACGTCACCGGCTTTCAAGTAAGGAAATATGGATCGCTGATTCCTTCGTTTCGGAATGGATCATGCGCCGATCATTTGCAAAAGTGGCTGCATGAAGAATGAATCCGATTCCACCACGATCGAACCGCCGTCGCCGCCCCTCGCGGCCGGCGAACGCGTGCCGCCCTCGCTGTATTTCGTGGTCGGCGCGATCTTCCATTACCTGGGGCCCGCGTTCGCGGTGCTGCTGTTCGCCCACGTCGCGCCACTCGGCGTGGCCTGGCTGCGGATCGCCAGCGCGGCGCTGATCTTCGCGCTGTGGCGACGGCCCTGGCACTATTTCGCGCAGCAGAACGCCGCGGTGCGCTGGAACATCGTGGCGCTGGGCGCGGTGCTTGGCGGCATGAACGTCTGCTTCTACCTGGCGATCGACCGGCTGCCGCTGGCCACGGTGGGCGCGATCGAGTTCCTCGGCCCGATCGCGCTGGCCTGGGCCGGCCTGCACAGCCGCCGCAACGGGGTGGCG includes:
- a CDS encoding biotin--protein ligase; this translates as MHGEYKMPGGKLVVIDLAVRDGRLADVRLSGDFFLEPDSALDTINRALEGQSEHADEAALAAVVRDALAADVMMYGLSPEAIAVAVRRALHRESAA
- a CDS encoding SDR family oxidoreductase; translation: MTRLNGKTAVITGGATGIGRAAAERFIEEGAFVFIFGRRQEALDAAVADLGPNARAVQGSVSDEADLDRLYAAVKAERGTLDIVFANAGTGSLLALGEITAEHIDETFDTNVKGTIFTVQKALPLMGTGGSIILTGSSAGTTGAPAFGAYSASKAAVRNLAKTWAEDLKGTGIRVNVLSPGPTATELAKAAVGEEGMKAFASMNPLRRMADPSEIGAVAAFLASADSSFMTASEVAVDGGLAQI
- a CDS encoding NAD(P)-binding domain-containing protein, which codes for MSYAIIGFGAIGQALARAFARNDIEVSVASRRAPETLLPQAQAIGSTVVPRTLQEALKADVIFLAVLFEGHREVAKMLPSWQGKTVVDAMNGFEGLSTADVAKAFPGARFVKGFNHLPARTLAADPNVNGSRRVVFLSSDDQAAAAQVADLSEQLGFAPVNLGKLAEGGALVQVFDKSWAPLIFQDLFKNEPERPATAGAAS
- a CDS encoding LysR family transcriptional regulator; protein product: MLDNVTINQLRAFVAVCDQGSFSGAARKLARAQSAISHAIKALESAFDVELFERNTRRAQLTAAGRSLLPDARAVISRTEEMKNRAGAISKVGVPQVSVAVDAYFPRTHLIDCLRTLQQEFPTAAINLRITTMQGGEQLVLEKLCALAVTIQNVPEVNPDAIERHWLREEEMVTVCAPSHALASAPKPVPVDEFGRHTQIVVTDNQPGAEKTQQGVAGKRQWLVNDLGAKRDLLKAGLGWGHLPRHLVSDDLASGGLVELERRAWHMGTLAFMVSQRRGHDLSACESRLVALLGGP
- the parC gene encoding DNA topoisomerase IV subunit A, producing the protein MNLQANYEQIPLKEYAERAYLDYSMYVVLDRALPFVGDGLKPVQRRIIYAMSELGLAATAKPKKSARTIGDVIGKFHPHGDSSCYEAMVLMAQPFSYRYPLVDGQGNFGSPDDPKSFAAMRYTESKLSPIAEALLGELAQGTVDWVPNFDGTLEEPSWLPARVPHVLLNGSMGIAVGMATDIPPHNLRELATACIRLLDEPDATVAQLCEHVLGPDYPTEAEIITPRADLLAIYRTGGGSVRARAVYRREEGNIVITALPHQVSPSKILEQIAAQMRAKKLPMIEDLRDESDHENPIRLVIVPRSNRVDADETMQHLFATTDMEKSFRVNLNMIGLDGRPQVKDLKRILTEWLSFRTSTVTRRLEHRLAKVDRRLHLLEGLHTAYLNLDEVIRIVRSEDEPKPVLMARFRLSEEQTDYILETRLRQLARLEEMKINAERDQLEEERARINVLLKSPAKLKGLIKDELRADAEKFGDARRSPLVEREVAHALDESALVASEPVTVVLSQKGWARAAKGHDIDAEALNYREGDGLLAAVKARTTQQVAFIDSTGRAYSTLAHTLPSARGNGEPLTGRFSPTAGASFDAVIAGDNDTRLILATDFGYGFVTRFESLTGRNKAGKQIISLSDKAKVLAPQVSADPARDRIVVVSTEGHLLMFSVAELPELDKGKGNKLIEIPKKHLAEGERVAGVAVVSEGKGEVTLYAGQRKLTLRWADLVEYGGNRATRGGLLPRGLRRVERIETSA
- a CDS encoding Lrp/AsnC family transcriptional regulator, which codes for MPQISNLLSDPRNIALLQALQEDPRQPVTRLASRVGMSAPAVKERLNRLEETGVIRGYRLDLDPRALGWPVTAYVRVRPVPGQLPKIAELAQKIPQVVECHRVTGEDCFIIKVHLDALEHLDLILDRFLRHGQTTTSIVQSTPVPLRAPPLPAGVP